CTGAGATATAGCCACTTCCTAAAGCCATAAAAAAACAGCGTTCCTTCATAAGGTTCTACCATTAACTTTCCTTAAGAATTATCCAAATCCACAGGAACGAATTTATCTTTTCGACAATAATCATATTCTATTCAGGGAATGGAGCATAGTAGAATTATACTAGCCAATAAAAGGCCACACCACCCCAATTTTAAACATCCCACTTTCCCTTGCCTATATACCAAATCATATTTATTTTTCAATGCATTATTAAGAGCTTAATTTAAATATCTAGCAATATCAGAATAATTGCCGGAAAATTTATCATTCATGTAATTACTCATAATAAGCGTATCAACAAATAATTTCGCGGGCAGAAACCTATCTTCTCTATTGACCTCAAAAATTAATGGATTATCTACTATTCTCATAACTTCCCAAGTTATTTGCTCAATTGCAGTATATCTACCAAACTCTTTATCCTGTTCAATAATTCTTATAGGCATATCTGATATTATTCTATCCATATTTTCTATCAAATATTCTAAATTAAAAAGACCTGTGGCACAATTAAATAAAATCCTAGAACCTCTACATTCAGCTTTAAGTACAGCTTCTTTAGAAATAACACTACCAATATCAACACATGTTAAATGATTATCATCATCCAAGACTAAAACCCCACCCTTTGTATCTAGTGGGGTTTTAACACTAAATTCAAAGCCAGAAGAACTATTAGTTATAGCCATTATGGCAAGAGTCTGTAAATTATATCGTTTTCTATATTCTCAGTTCCTACAATGAGTTTAACTTTATCTTTAAAAGCAGTAAAACGCAACTGATTGCTATCCTCACCATGCAAACTGTTAAAACGATCATATACAGAATGCGTAAATGTATAATACAATTCATATAAATATTCACGCTTAGCATAACCAAACTCATCTTGTAATTCTTGCCTTAACTCCTCATCCTTCATACCCTCTATCAAGCTTTCGGTCTCTTTTAGTGAATTCAAAGTCAATAAAACATGTCCTAGAAGTTTTTTAACTTTATCAACACCCCAATCACCCAGACGAAAGAGAAAATCTAAGCCAGTAAACACATCAAGAAGAGGCCCACCACCAAAAAGAGGTTTAGCTACTACACCTCGTACATACTCAATTATTTCATACTCTTCATCAGACAGCTCAGAATACAGTTTTTCAACCTTTACAAGGGATTCAACCTGTTTTTTAATAACTTCTGATTTATCTTCACGTGTTCTCCAAGCAAAATTATTAGAAAATCTATGATTATTTATAGCTTTATAATAAACCTCATCAGGATTAGACCCACTGAATGCTTCTTTTAAATTCAATAAATATATTTTTCTTAAAAAATTAGACCTATCTCCTTGCTTTGATTCGTCTTTCTTAAAATCTTTCATAACTGCTTCGGTCTCTTTTAATGAGCCAAAAATAAATAAATTACGCTCCATAATTTCTTTAACTCTATCAACACCTAAAACAACAAGCAAGTTATAAAACTCATCCATACTATACGTTTTGTAATCTTCAAGCCTCCCAATACTAGGATCGGTTACTACACCTCGTATATACTCAATTACTTCCCTCTCATCATCAAAAAAACCAAATGTGTCTAAAAGATTATCAAGCTTAGTGCCTATACTGTACTCCGTATCTATTCCTTCAAAAGTACCTATAATATTACTATCTTTAAACACACTATCTCTCATCGCGATTTCTCTTTGTTTTTTTAAATCACAACTTATTATACAGCTTACTACTAGTAATAATAACGAATTATAAATTCTCAACCTTAGCATTAAACATCTCCTTTTTTTAATGAAAGCTAATTTATAAATAAATCATTTATAAATTAAAATATCATCATATAAACATATTATCATATTAACATATAATTATATAACAATATATATTGTAAAACAATCATTATGCTATAACAGACTATTATCACTTCATATTTATTTTACTATTCTCCATTCAATTATTTTATCCATAATAACAACTCTATACCTCACACCTACACACACTAAAACTTAAATTAAATATCAATTCTTCTATCAATGCTATCTTCATTACATGGGTACTGCGTATAAATCCTAATGATGAATTTGACATTGTCCCCGTAATCATTTTCATCATCACTTACTATAAACCCCTCTCAAGCCATAAATTTATAATAAACACTGCTATTCGTTATTATCATATTTTTAGTTCTCTTTCATATTTGTAATAGATTATCTCCAACCAATGAATGCCCTAAATTTTTAAGAGCACAAAAAGAAAAAAAAATACCTCAAGTTAGAAATGATACTTAAAAAGAAATATGACTGCAACCTATACTAGTAAGACTTATCCCAAATTAAAGTAAATGTAAATATTCATACATACACAACGGTCATTCAATCAATTAACGTTATTGCTTATAATTTTGATCATTGATTAACATGTATACCCAAAATTAATAAGTACACTTTACGCATATCCATCTAAATTAAAGGCAATAGCAAAACATCTTATCACATAATTATACAAAGACTATATTTCTTAAAAGAAATCAAACATATTAAATATTTATTTAACAAATCATATAAGTTCATCAATACTGCTAAAGATAAAAATGCAAACCAAACAGCATATCTAACACTTAAAAAGTCTTGTATTTCTTATTTAAGGAGAAAAACAATTTATATTAACACTAAGTGTTGTAGCTCGCTTAAATACTGTCAATATGATATTACATATTTACTAAAAACAATAATTTATTATCCCAGTCAATATCAATGAAAACTCTAATCCCATATAACAAAAAATTATTACAAAAGTTGCAACTACAAGAACAAACTATCAAAAGAAAGATGAACTTGATAAAAACTCTCCTCTTCCCCTTAATACTAGAAACATTATAAAACCTTAGCATTTTTAAACATAATAAAATTATATTATTTGTTATTTTCCAAAACATCATGTGTATGAGATTCTCTTAAAGAAGCAGAGCTTATTTTTACAAATTTAGCGTTTGTCTTTAATTCTAATATTGTTCCCACTCCCAAGTAACCCATTCCAGACATTAGACCTCCCTTTAATTGAAATATAATGTCTTTTAATTTTCCAACATAAGGAACCATTCCTTCAATGCCTTCAGGGATCAATTTACCAGGGGATTCTTTATTTTCAAATTGGAAATATCTTGATTTGGAACCTCTAGCCATAGCAGAAAGAGAGCCCATACCGACATAAACTTTAAATTTTTTTCCATTATAAATTACTTCCTCTGAAGGAGATTCATGAGCACCAGCAAAAAGATTGCCTATCATCACACTATCAGCTCCAGCTGCAATTGCTTTAACTATATCTCCTGAAAATCTAATTCCACCATCCGCTATAATACAAGTATTTGTATGTTTACAGGCTTCAAAAACATCATGAATTGCGGTTAACTGCGGTACTCCAACTCCTGCAACTATTCTTGTTGTACATATGCTTCCTGGACCTATTCCAACCTTCAAACAGTCTGCTCCTGCATCAATTAAATCAAGGGCTGCTTCCTTAGTTACTATATTACCTGCAATAACATCCAAATTTGGATATTTATTTTTAATTTTCCTTACAAGTTCAATTACTCTAGTAGAATGTCCATGTGCAGAATCAATAGCAATTATATCAACATCCGCTTTGACTAATTCTTCAACACGCTCTAAAGTATCAACATCAATAGAAACAGCTGCTCCTACTCTTAGCCTATTTTTCATATCTTTGCATGCATTAGGAAAATACTCTTGATGCTCCACATGATCTATGTCTTTACAGGTTATTAATCCTCTTAAATTGTTTGACTTATCAACAATAAGTAACTTTTCTATCTTATGCCTAAATAATATTTCTTTAGCTTCTGTTAAAGTTATATCTTCTCTTGCTGTAATTAATTTTTTTGTCATTGCATTTATTACAGGAACATTATCATCCGTAATATATTTAATGTCTCTATTAGTCACTAGACCTAATATTTTACCTGTTTTATCTGTCACAGGCAATGCAGAGATCTTATGTTTTGCAATCAATATCTTAGCTTCCTGTACATTTGCATTCTCATCAATAGTGATAGGATTTTTTATAATTCCGGTCCGGTGATAAACCTTTACTATTTCTACTTCTTTCCTTTGATCTTCAATGGTGAGATTTTTATGTATAATTCCTATTCCACCCTCTTTAGCCATAGCTATTGCCATTCGGCTTTCTGTAACTGTATCCATGGCTGAGCTTAAAAAAGGTATATTTAAAGATATATTCTTTGTTAACTTTGTCTTTAAATCAACATCACTGGGTAATACAGATGATTTTCTAGGAATTAAAGAAACATCATCAAAAGTCAAAGCTTCTTTTACTATTTTTTCTATCAATCAGTTCTCCTTATTTTTATTATTCCCATTCTATTGTTGCTGGGGGCTTAGAAGAAATGTCATAACAAACTCTATTTATACCTCTGACCTCATTAATTATTCTTGAAGAAACTTTTCTTAAAAAATCATAAGGTAATTCAACCCAATTAGCAGTCATAAAGTCTAAAGTATTAACACATCGAATAACAGCTGTATATTCATATGTTCTGTTATCCCCCATCACTCCAACAGATTTTACAGGCAATAAAACTACAAATGCTTGCCTTATCTTATAATATAAATTATTTGCCAAAAGCTCTTCTATTAAAATACTATCAGCTCCCTGAAGAATATTAATTTTTTCTTGAGAGATCTTGCCAATTATTCTTATTGCCAATCCCGGACCTGGAAAGGGATGTCTATAAAGAGAATTCTCTTCAATCCCTAATTGAATTCCTAATTGGATTACTTCATCTTTAAAAAGCTCCCTTAACGGTTCTAAAAGTTTTAATCTAATTTTTTCTGGAAGTCCCCCTACATTATGATGTGATTTGATATGTGATGAAAAAACATTATTTCTCGATTCAGACTCAATTACATCTGAATAAATCGTTCCTTGTGCCAAAAACTCTACATCTTTGTCTTCTAAGGCCACCTTTTCAAAAATCTCTACAAATGTTCTTCCTATAATTTTTCTTTTCTCTTCAGGTTCATCTATATTTTCTAAATTCTTCAAAAATATTGAAGAAGAATCAACATATTTTATGTTTAAATTGTACTGTCTACCAAGTTCTAATATCTCCCTAACTTCATTTTTGCGTAACAAGCCAGTATCGATAAAAACACAGATTAAATTACTTTTTATTGCATTATTAATAAGTAATGCACATACTAAAGAATCTGTTCCACCAGAAAGTCCCAAAATTACTTTCTTATCACCTACTTGAAGTCTTATTTTTTCCACAAAATCATCTATGCTATTACTTAAATTCCAGTTCACATGAGCTTGGCAAATTTTAAAAACAAAATTTTTAAGTATTTGATTACCAACCTCTGAACAAGTTACCTCTGGGTGAAATTGTAATCCATAAATTTTTTGCTCTTCATTAAATACAGAAGCAATACAAGTTTCAGTATAAGCTATTTGTTTGAAATTGCTTGGAACTTTTTCAATATTGTCTCCATGACTCATCATTACTTTTAACTTATTAGAAAGACCAAAAAATAAATTAGATTGATCATCTTCGATAAATAGTTCAGTATTACCAAATTCTTGCTTATCACATTTAGAAATTACGCCCCCAAACAATTTAATGATTAGCTGCATTCCATAACATATTCCCAAAATCGGTACACCTAAGTTAAAAATATCAATGTCCACAGTAGGAGCTTCGTCGAGATAAACAGAAGCAGGTCCTCCGCTTAAAATTATCCCCACAGGATACATATCCTTAATCTCTTCTGCAGAAATAGAATATGCAATGACCATTGTATAAACACCCATCTCTCTAATTTTTCTTGCAATCAGTTGACTATACTGAGAGCCAAAATCTAATACAATCACCGCATTATTATTCACTATAAATTCCTTAAAAAATTAGGTTTACTAATAAACTTAAAAAAGATAATCTTATCAACTTTAACAATCAAACCAACTGATTATGCAATGTGTTAACAAGACAAGATAAGACAAAATTCATACCTATAATCCTTAAACAAGGATAGGCAAGAACTCACTTGCCTTATCAATCTATTACCCAAATATATAAGTTAATAAGCTCATTAACTATTAATTTGTATAAGATATTTTATAATAACATCCTGTTATAAACAACTCTATGTTAACTAACTTAGAAATCCAAACTACCACTATTAATAACCATAAAATGACCTAATAATTAGAGTAATTTCAAGATCTCCTGTACCATTTTAGCTGCATTCACTGTTGCCAACTTAAGAAATTCGCTGTATTCAACTTCATTGCCCTCATTGTTTACAATATCAGATATAGATCTAACAACTATAAAAGGAACATTAAAGACATGAGCAACATGTCCCAATGCCGCACCCTCCATCTCTACAGCTATAACATCCTCAAAGTTTGCCACAATCTTTGTCAAATAAACTGGATCAATAAATTGATCTCCTGTTAGTATTAATCCTGAATATCCATTAACACCTTTAAGCTTTGTTTTAATAGCTTTTAAAGCCTTTTCTAGCAAATTTCTATCACTACTAAATTTCTGAGGTAATTCTGGAACCTGTCCAACTTTATGTCCAAATTTAACCAAATCAAAATCATGATAAGCCACCTCTGAAGATACTACTATGTCTCCCACCTTAAGCTTACTTACCTTAGGGTTAACAACCCCACCAGCAACCCCACAATTAATTACATGACTTATATTATATTTTGACAAAAGATAACTAGTCCATAAACTTGTATTTACCTTTCCAATACCCACAACAGCAGAAATAACATTGCGATTAGATATCTTGCCTTTAACAATTTTTTTATTAAGCCCATAATCCTTCAACACTATCTCTTCTTTACGAGACATAAGCTTATTCAGCTCAGCGGCTTCAGAATCCATAGCAAACACTACTAAAATATTGCTATTTTTATTAGAAATAGCATATCCATTAAAACAAACTAATAAAAAAATTAATAACTTAAACACCAAATATTTATGATTACACATAAATGCAAAAATCCTCCATTGCTTCACAAAAATTGCTAATAACTGTAATACTTAACACTATTTCCTAATTTTTCAATCAAAATTTCACCTTTTTTAAAAAATATTGACTTTAACATAAGAATTACATTAAATACAATAAAAATCAACAAAGGAACTACAAACCTTATATTCTAGAAAGATATAAACTAAATACATCGGTATTAAAATTTTTTGAATTTACATATATTGATATAGCAAATATTGCAGTAACATATTATAAAAAAAGAACTATCTTAAAGGACAAATAATGAATTCATTACTAATTAAAGCAAATTATATCGATATTGTGAATAAAGAGATTTACCCTTCTCATATAACAATAAAAAATGGTACCATTTCCAACATAGAAAGAACTAATGAATCTTTAAAAGACTATGTATTACCAGGATTTATTGATTCTCACATACATATAGAAAGTTCCTTGCTTATTCCATCACATTTTGCTCATTTAGTAGTTCAACATGGTACCGTATCTACAATAAGCGATCCTCATGAAATAGCAAATGTCAATGGTATTGATGGTATTAATTTCATGATAAACAACTCCAATAAAATTGATTTTAAAATTTTTTTTGGTGCACCCTCTTGTGTCCCAGCTTTGCCCTTAGAAATTGAAACTTCTGGTCACGTCTTGGATGATAAAGATGTAGATAAGCTACTGGCACTAGATAATATCTATTATCTATCTGAAATGATGAATTTTCCCGGTGTACTTAATAGAGACCCTAAAGTAATGAACAAAATTCATTCTGCTTTGAAGCGTAACAAAGTTGTCGACGGACATGCACCCGGTTTATCACCTGAATCAGTTTTAAAGTACGCATCCGCAGGAATTAGTACCGATCATGAATGTTCAACAATAGAAGATGCACGATATAAATTGTCTTTAGGCATGAAAATCTTAATTAGAGAAGGCAGCGCGGCTAAAAATTTTGAAGCTTTACACCCTCTAATTAGCGAATGTTCAGGAAAATACCGAGATCATTTAATGTTTTGTTGTGATGACGCACATCCTGATATCTTGCTTAACGGGCATATAAACTTAATGGTTTCACGTGCCATAGAATATGGTCATGATTTTTTCGATGTTTTAAAAATAGCTTGTATTAACCCTGTTATACACTATAAAATCCCAGTCGGATTACTACAAGTCGGGGATCCTGCTGATTTTATTATTACTAAAGATCTAAAAACATTTAAAGTAGACAAAACTTACATAAATGGTAAATTGGTATTTAGTGATGGTAAATCATATATCCCACTACTAAATGAAAATCCTATCAATAATTTCAATTGCAGCAAAAAGTCAATTGACGACTTTAAATTTTTTACACAAAGTAAAACTATACCAACAATTAATTGCATTAATAATCAAATTATCACTAATAAAACCATGACTGACAGTAACCTATTAGCACCAAACTTTGAATCAAACATCAGCAAAGACATTTTAAAAATAGCAGTAATAAATCGATACAATAATCACAACAAAATATCGATAGGTTTTACAAAAAATTTTGGACTCAAAAATGGAGCCATTGGAAGCACAGTTGCTCACGACTCTCACAATATCATAGTTCTTGGTACTAGTGATGAATATTTATGCAAAGCAGCAAATCTTATTATTGAGAATAAAGGGGGTTTATGTGCTTTAAATAACCAAGATACCTTAATATTAAAACTTCCAATTGCGGGTTTGATGAGCATGAGCCCACCCAAGGAAGTTGCTTTAAAATATATTCAACTAAATAATTTTTGTAGGAATGTTTTAGGTTCTAATTTAGATTCCCCCTTAATGACATTATCTTTCATGTCATTAACGGTAATTCCTCACTTAAAAATAAATGACAAAGGACTGTTTGATGTTGACTCTTTTTCATTTTTAAATTTCTAGACGAACCAAACAAAAAAACAATACTCTAAAACAAGGAAAAGACTGTTATGAGAGCTAATAATCTCTACTTCTATAATATTAAGTTACCTAAATTGACAATTAAATCACCAATTTATGGTTAAATTATCGCATAAGCAATGTTTGCAGAATCACTGCAAACATTAGTAAATAATGAAGCATCAAAAGCAACAACAAAAAAATAAGTGAGACATGCAATTTCTACATCAATCTTTACAAAATAATTTTATAAATTTAACAAAAATCTATTATTCTCAGTCTCAACAGACATTAAGACACCAACTCCAAAATCGCAGCAACCAACATTCCAAGTTTTTCTATTTGTCCTACTAAAGACTTAAATCGTTGATTCATAAAATAATTAAACTCCTCTAAAATAAACTCTGTTCCTTTAAAAGGCCTATTAAGAAAATCAATAATTTCATCTACTCCAGCATTCCACGTCTTTTTCAGAGACAAAATCCATTCAAGATTTGATTTAATATAATCTAAATCTCTAATAGACATAGTCAGCAATATATCTCTTTTAAGATTCATATTTTCAATTAAATATTCAAGCTTTAATTGATATTTACAAGATACCACACTAAAAATGCAGTTTAAGAGATCAACAACCCCACTAAGGTTGATTTTAGCAAAACATGCCCTTAATTCTTCAAACTTATGCTCATCATAATCAAGTGATGCATAAAATCTTCTTCTATACATTCTGGTGCATTCTGGATTAGAACACACTAAAACAAATTCCTTTTCTCTACAGATAGTATAACTAAAAGGTAAACCATAAAAATCATGAGGTTCACTCATGATTTTTAATTCAGAATATTTTATCTTGTCAACTTCTTTAGAAATCAAATCAATTATTTCTAATCGCAAATTAAAGATTGTTTCATCTGAAGAAGCTTTTTTCTTCACTTTTACCTTAACAGTATTTTTAACAAGATTACTACTTTTAGTTTTTTTAACCCCAATGCTCTTTGAAACATACTTCCCACATCCATTATCTATGTCAGACTTACCTTTACAATGTTCCTTAACATCACAAGCTATAAGTACAAACCCTAAAATTGACAAGACAAACAAATATTCCTTCATAAAAATTCCCCTTGTCATTAAAGTGATGATATTATACCAAATACAAATTAATATCAACTATTAAATTATATAATTTATTAAATTGGATTTAAATGCAGAATAAAAACCTTAAAAATTGTTCTAATAAAAAAGATCTAACCAACAAATTCAAGGATATAAACTAAAAACAAAAACTTACAATCGGCTTCAAACAGTGATATAAACTTAATAATATGCAAATCAAAAATTACAAAATATATTTACTTATATACAAATCAAAAAGGCAACAAGTATTCGGTCTATTGAAAATAATTTAATTTTATTCTAGTAATTTTTTATGCTCCTATCCAGAAGAAATTAAAGTTAAAACGTTAATATGAAAAAATGTATCTATCAATGATAATAATCAAATCGATGAGATTATAAACCAGTAAACCCAAGAGAAAATCAATAAAACTATAAACCATTGATATATCTATAAAATTATTAAATTCAATTCCATAAATCATGAGCTAGAAATAAAAGATAACAGATAACAACACTAAGAAATATTTGATCTCAAATATAACTAAGTTCTTTGACAAATAGGAACACAATAATTTATAAATACAGTCAAATAAAAAACTCGATAAAGTAGCTAATATATATTCAATGATAGTCAATACAAATAGAAAACTATCTGAATAATAAATAGATTACTCTATTGAGTTATAACAATAGAGTAAACAATTTAATGAGAAAATACTAATTTTAAAATAAAAATACAAAATAATAAAAGTATAGTAGGAGCAATTTTTATACTTTCTTTAGTAAACAAACTATGCAATACATTTATAATCACATAAAAAATTATCCCAATTCCTATCCCTGAGGCTATACTATAAGTCAAAGGAATCAAAAACAATATCAAAAAACTGGGAATAGCTTCTCTCATATTTGAAAAATCTATATTCTTTATTTCTTTACACATAAAAAATCCCACATATATTAAAGCAGCTGAAGTTGCACTAGCAGGAACAGCAATAAACAAAGGTGCAAAAAATACTGCCAATAAAAATAAAATACCTGTCACAACTGATGTAAATCCTGTTCTTCCACCCTCAGCTATACCTGTAGAACTCTCGACATAAGTAGTTACAGGGGAGACACCCATAATTGCTCCAAAAGTGGTAGAAATAGCATCAACTAGTAATATTTTACTAGCATTACGTATCTTACCCGTATTATCAGTCAAATCTCCCTTTGAAGCAACACCTACCAAGGTTCCAACAGTGTCAAATAGATCATTAAATAACAAAATAAATACTATAAAAACAAAATTCCAAAAATTTTCACCTAGAATATAAGAAAAGTTTAATTTATTAAATATAGGCGAAATTGATTCATATCTTAAAACACCATCCGGCAATCTAATTCCTATACTCAAAGCAGCTTCTCTATCAAAAAGCGCATAACCCCATGCCATTAAAGTAGTTATACAAATTGATAATAATATACTGCCCCTAATCATTTTAAGTTCAAAAATAAATATGGCAATAATACCTAACAAGGTAAGGAAAACCTTTAAATTTATAATATTCCCAAGACCAATTAATGTGGCTTCGTTCCTAACAATTATCTCACTATTTACAAAACCAATAAAAGCAATAAATAATCCTATCCCAACAGTAATAGCACATCTTAAATTCACCGGCATAGCATTTACAATGCTCTCACGTGCCCTAGATAAAGATAAAATAATAAAAATAATACCTTCAACAAAAACTGCTCCCAAAGCTACTTCCCAAGGTATATTCATACCTTTAACAACAGAAAATGCAAAAAATGCATTAATTCCCATTCCAGAAGCCAATGCCAAAGGAGTATTAGTAAAAACCCCCATAAAAATAGTAGCAAAACCAGCTGTTAAACATGTAGCTGTTACCAATGCTCCCAAAGGCATACCTGTACTAGAGAGTATATAAGGATTAACAACTATTATATACGCCATGCTTAAAAATGTTGTAAGCCCAGCTATAATCTCTGTCTTATAATCAAGACTATTATTTTTAATCTGCGACATTAATGTCTCTCTACCTTTACTCAAAAATAATTCCTCCTTCCAGACAATTTTCATTGTATAAAAAAACCAAAATTAATACTAATATCACCAATAATTAGCACTAATATCATAAAAAACAAACGAAAATGACATCAAAAAAACATGCACAGATTTAAAATCTACACTAACTAAATGAAATTACATTCCTTTAGAACTTGTATCCTCGTATCATATATATCAGCTAACCTTATTATTTTGAAGTAAAATATCTTCACTATCGGACCAATGTGAAAAAACAATGGTTTTAAGAACTTTACCAGAACTGTTTACAATAAAAAATTTTCCAGTCTTAATAAGCTCTAGATACACTTTTAAAGAAATATCCTTACCAACACTAAAGAAAGTCTGAATATATTTATCACCAATTCTTTTATAACGCCTAAGCAGAAACGAAGCCACTATATCATTACCACATTGCAAAAACAGTGGTTCCTTATATCTTAAATTAAATTTGCCAGAAATAGTAAAATAATGCCTTAAAGAAACCTTATTCTTATCAAAAATCAATCTAATATATTTCGAATTGCTACTTAACCCATGAATGTTCTCAAACCCAATAGTTGCACAAGAAAACATCAAGAAAATAAAACAGTAAAAAACAATATACCTATTAGAAAATTTTGTCATCAAAATACTATAAATTTTTACACAAGAACATAATTTACTACAAAATATTATTTTCAAGAGCATATCTTAGAGTATCTCGGGTACTCTCAAAGTCAACATCAATAAATTTAGCATCATATTCAAAAGTCCCTCTAGTCCACACTTGATAAGAATTATCATCTAAAACAAAAGATAAGCTTTTGTAAGGCTTAAGAGCCCTTAAGATAAGATCAGCATTATCTCTATCAATATCAACATACAAAAATCTGAAATTCCCAATGCCAACCACCTTAGAAATATTAACATCACCAATATAGTTATCATCTTGAATTAATTTTAAATAACCACTATCAAAATTTAACTTCGAATCCAAAACAACATTCAAAAACACAGAAAAATCATTAGTCAATTTATCCCTCTTTATATAGATTTGACTATTTGGATAAAAATAAAGGAAGTAATTAGCTCTCTCAATTTTGTCAAATTCTTCATCTAAAAAGTCATGTACATTTAAAGTTTTACATGAAAAAAAAACAAAACAA
The Borrelia turicatae 91E135 DNA segment above includes these coding regions:
- a CDS encoding BTA121 domain-containing protein surface lipoprotein gives rise to the protein MLRLRIYNSLLLLVVSCIISCDLKKQREIAMRDSVFKDSNIIGTFEGIDTEYSIGTKLDNLLDTFGFFDDEREVIEYIRGVVTDPSIGRLEDYKTYSMDEFYNLLVVLGVDRVKEIMERNLFIFGSLKETEAVMKDFKKDESKQGDRSNFLRKIYLLNLKEAFSGSNPDEVYYKAINNHRFSNNFAWRTREDKSEVIKKQVESLVKVEKLYSELSDEEYEIIEYVRGVVAKPLFGGGPLLDVFTGLDFLFRLGDWGVDKVKKLLGHVLLTLNSLKETESLIEGMKDEELRQELQDEFGYAKREYLYELYYTFTHSVYDRFNSLHGEDSNQLRFTAFKDKVKLIVGTENIENDIIYRLLP
- the guaB gene encoding IMP dehydrogenase yields the protein MIEKIVKEALTFDDVSLIPRKSSVLPSDVDLKTKLTKNISLNIPFLSSAMDTVTESRMAIAMAKEGGIGIIHKNLTIEDQRKEVEIVKVYHRTGIIKNPITIDENANVQEAKILIAKHKISALPVTDKTGKILGLVTNRDIKYITDDNVPVINAMTKKLITAREDITLTEAKEILFRHKIEKLLIVDKSNNLRGLITCKDIDHVEHQEYFPNACKDMKNRLRVGAAVSIDVDTLERVEELVKADVDIIAIDSAHGHSTRVIELVRKIKNKYPNLDVIAGNIVTKEAALDLIDAGADCLKVGIGPGSICTTRIVAGVGVPQLTAIHDVFEACKHTNTCIIADGGIRFSGDIVKAIAAGADSVMIGNLFAGAHESPSEEVIYNGKKFKVYVGMGSLSAMARGSKSRYFQFENKESPGKLIPEGIEGMVPYVGKLKDIIFQLKGGLMSGMGYLGVGTILELKTNAKFVKISSASLRESHTHDVLENNK
- the guaA gene encoding glutamine-hydrolyzing GMP synthase — translated: MNNNAVIVLDFGSQYSQLIARKIREMGVYTMVIAYSISAEEIKDMYPVGIILSGGPASVYLDEAPTVDIDIFNLGVPILGICYGMQLIIKLFGGVISKCDKQEFGNTELFIEDDQSNLFFGLSNKLKVMMSHGDNIEKVPSNFKQIAYTETCIASVFNEEQKIYGLQFHPEVTCSEVGNQILKNFVFKICQAHVNWNLSNSIDDFVEKIRLQVGDKKVILGLSGGTDSLVCALLINNAIKSNLICVFIDTGLLRKNEVREILELGRQYNLNIKYVDSSSIFLKNLENIDEPEEKRKIIGRTFVEIFEKVALEDKDVEFLAQGTIYSDVIESESRNNVFSSHIKSHHNVGGLPEKIRLKLLEPLRELFKDEVIQLGIQLGIEENSLYRHPFPGPGLAIRIIGKISQEKINILQGADSILIEELLANNLYYKIRQAFVVLLPVKSVGVMGDNRTYEYTAVIRCVNTLDFMTANWVELPYDFLRKVSSRIINEVRGINRVCYDISSKPPATIEWE
- a CDS encoding 5'-methylthioadenosine/adenosylhomocysteine nucleosidase; the encoded protein is MCNHKYLVFKLLIFLLVCFNGYAISNKNSNILVVFAMDSEAAELNKLMSRKEEIVLKDYGLNKKIVKGKISNRNVISAVVGIGKVNTSLWTSYLLSKYNISHVINCGVAGGVVNPKVSKLKVGDIVVSSEVAYHDFDLVKFGHKVGQVPELPQKFSSDRNLLEKALKAIKTKLKGVNGYSGLILTGDQFIDPVYLTKIVANFEDVIAVEMEGAALGHVAHVFNVPFIVVRSISDIVNNEGNEVEYSEFLKLATVNAAKMVQEILKLL
- the ade gene encoding adenine deaminase — encoded protein: MNSLLIKANYIDIVNKEIYPSHITIKNGTISNIERTNESLKDYVLPGFIDSHIHIESSLLIPSHFAHLVVQHGTVSTISDPHEIANVNGIDGINFMINNSNKIDFKIFFGAPSCVPALPLEIETSGHVLDDKDVDKLLALDNIYYLSEMMNFPGVLNRDPKVMNKIHSALKRNKVVDGHAPGLSPESVLKYASAGISTDHECSTIEDARYKLSLGMKILIREGSAAKNFEALHPLISECSGKYRDHLMFCCDDAHPDILLNGHINLMVSRAIEYGHDFFDVLKIACINPVIHYKIPVGLLQVGDPADFIITKDLKTFKVDKTYINGKLVFSDGKSYIPLLNENPINNFNCSKKSIDDFKFFTQSKTIPTINCINNQIITNKTMTDSNLLAPNFESNISKDILKIAVINRYNNHNKISIGFTKNFGLKNGAIGSTVAHDSHNIIVLGTSDEYLCKAANLIIENKGGLCALNNQDTLILKLPIAGLMSMSPPKEVALKYIQLNNFCRNVLGSNLDSPLMTLSFMSLTVIPHLKINDKGLFDVDSFSFLNF